The following proteins come from a genomic window of Terriglobia bacterium:
- a CDS encoding amidohydrolase/deacetylase family metallohydrolase, which produces MTKSSGVNLLGNTRSPQYDLLLKGGHVIDPANRIDRKMDIAVGIGKITAVEPDIAPSRAGKVVNVHGLYVTPGLVDIHVHIGYGGAPDNWYSSNAPSHIPPFGVPADLMLTSGVTSVVDTGSAGAETFLREKQMVMDRAQIRVLAFLNIAANGMNGGLEQQVDQMDPQVCAEVIQKHRDVIVGVKTAHYWTTKPWDAGHPPWGAVDRALECGRLAKVPMMVDFWPRPPRRSYAELILKKMRPGDIHTHVFAQQFPIILPNGRINPIMWKAKKRGVIFDVGHGAGSFWFRNAVPAVEQGFLPDSISTDLHSRSMIGPAQSMTNVMSKFLAMGVPLADVVRRSTLNPAREINRPDLGTLSVGQEADIAVLEKLEGEYSYADNGNARLNGHVKLDARMTVRAGRILYDPAGLSMVDWREARKQYFKPPRLGSSRPSTADDYPRI; this is translated from the coding sequence GTGACGAAATCGTCCGGCGTTAATTTGCTCGGAAACACTCGATCGCCGCAGTATGACCTGCTGCTGAAAGGCGGACACGTCATTGATCCCGCTAACCGCATTGACCGCAAGATGGATATAGCCGTCGGGATCGGGAAAATCACCGCAGTCGAGCCTGACATCGCGCCCAGCCGGGCGGGAAAGGTGGTGAATGTCCACGGGCTTTATGTAACGCCCGGGTTGGTGGATATCCACGTCCATATTGGTTACGGCGGAGCGCCAGACAACTGGTATTCGTCGAATGCCCCGTCTCACATCCCGCCTTTTGGCGTGCCGGCTGACCTCATGTTGACTTCAGGAGTCACCAGCGTAGTGGACACCGGAAGCGCCGGCGCTGAAACATTTCTTCGCGAAAAGCAGATGGTAATGGACCGGGCGCAGATCCGCGTGCTGGCTTTCCTGAATATTGCTGCCAACGGGATGAACGGCGGGCTGGAGCAGCAGGTCGATCAGATGGACCCGCAAGTGTGCGCGGAGGTTATCCAAAAGCATCGCGACGTGATCGTGGGAGTGAAGACGGCGCACTACTGGACCACGAAGCCCTGGGATGCCGGGCACCCGCCCTGGGGGGCAGTCGATCGCGCGCTCGAATGCGGACGCCTTGCGAAAGTCCCGATGATGGTAGACTTCTGGCCGCGGCCGCCAAGACGCTCCTATGCAGAGCTTATCTTGAAAAAGATGCGGCCCGGCGACATCCACACGCACGTGTTTGCCCAGCAGTTTCCCATCATCCTTCCAAACGGACGCATCAACCCGATCATGTGGAAGGCGAAAAAGCGCGGAGTGATTTTCGACGTTGGGCACGGCGCGGGGAGTTTCTGGTTCCGGAACGCGGTACCGGCGGTGGAACAGGGATTTCTGCCGGACTCGATTTCCACGGACCTGCACTCAAGGAGCATGATCGGGCCGGCGCAGAGCATGACGAACGTCATGTCGAAATTTCTGGCTATGGGCGTGCCTCTGGCAGACGTGGTCCGGCGCTCGACGCTGAATCCGGCCCGGGAGATCAACCGTCCCGATCTCGGCACACTGTCAGTAGGTCAGGAGGCTGATATCGCCGTCCTCGAGAAACTTGAAGGCGAATACAGCTATGCGGACAACGGGAATGCCCGGCTAAACGGCCATGTGAAACTGGATGCTCGAATGACGGTGCGGGCGGGAAGGATTCTCTATGATCCCGCTGGTCTGAGCATGGTTGATTGGCGGGAGGCCCGCAAGCAATATTTCAAGCCTCCGAGGCTCGGATCGAGCCGGCCTTCGACGGCAGACGATTACCCGCGCATTTAA
- a CDS encoding aminotransferase class IV produces MLHNFVYRNDQLVPVQEVRLSPGQAGLLNGWGVFTTIRIYQGRPFAFDRHWNRLAADATRLKIPLEWQPGAVLEHLRRLVEANHVEDGCGRIYFVYNKSGAWISDETMPEVDLILYTADLPKRKGPVRLAMQSYGRYAASPLAGVKVTAWLQNVWMLDQALERGFDEVVLLNEHNEVSECTAANIFCVRSGEITTPPLSAGCLPGVTRAVLIELGEKTGLSIEEAELESDDLFGADEVFIASTTREVQPVSQIEDRTIAEVNGPFTRFLAETFSQYVAESLRK; encoded by the coding sequence ATGCTACATAACTTCGTCTATCGCAATGACCAGTTGGTTCCGGTGCAGGAAGTTCGGCTTTCCCCCGGCCAGGCAGGACTCTTGAACGGTTGGGGCGTATTTACCACGATTCGAATCTATCAGGGCCGGCCATTCGCCTTTGACCGCCACTGGAACCGCCTGGCAGCGGACGCAACACGGTTGAAAATCCCTCTGGAATGGCAGCCCGGCGCCGTGCTCGAACATCTTCGCCGATTGGTTGAGGCGAATCACGTTGAGGACGGCTGCGGCCGGATCTATTTTGTCTACAACAAGTCCGGCGCCTGGATCAGCGACGAAACCATGCCGGAGGTTGACCTGATTTTATACACAGCCGACCTGCCCAAACGCAAGGGCCCTGTGCGCCTGGCAATGCAATCTTACGGCCGATATGCCGCGAGCCCGCTTGCCGGGGTCAAAGTGACTGCCTGGCTGCAGAATGTCTGGATGCTTGATCAGGCTCTCGAGCGAGGCTTTGATGAAGTCGTCCTGTTGAACGAACATAACGAAGTCAGCGAATGCACTGCCGCAAATATTTTCTGCGTGCGTAGCGGCGAGATCACCACTCCGCCGCTTTCCGCCGGGTGCCTTCCGGGTGTCACGCGGGCGGTGCTGATCGAGCTGGGAGAAAAGACCGGCCTGAGCATCGAGGAGGCGGAACTGGAATCCGACGACCTGTTCGGCGCTGACGAAGTCTTCATCGCCTCAACCACACGCGAAGTCCAGCCAGTTTCCCAGATTGAAGATCGAACTATCGCAGAGGTAAACGGGCCTTTTACACGGTTCCTGGCGGAAACTTTTTCGCAATACGTTGCGGAATCCCTCCGGAAATAA
- a CDS encoding RHS repeat-associated core domain-containing protein, whose translation MPARGPHGCGKTPYCCPLAPGVKRDTSRQSSNPELGNSSNLSADYSLTYSYAGNSNPPCTIPQGAGDNGSITGETYTDHVNSGYSHTFTYCYDAVNRLTHAVASGSPAYDLMYSYDQYGNGTCVPGSGGGLCPAMSYNSSTNRLTSIGSTAVSYDAAGNQLNDIWSTYEYDAEGRVKHSYSTGQWQYPTYNALGQRVQDYQGTDPMTLTYPIDLFGQRTGTFAQWPSQGWVGWNVYWSQIAGQRLNMGGASAYIDHSDAVGSTTMETDPAGGVQWDVTHYPWGGVFQEQGVRQSEVVMGLDWQVNDPLVPSATRELSAALGRWMTPDALGGDVTNPQSLNRYAYVTNNPTTMTDPLGLYQSSIPQGCHKELDGWYGEGTWKIVCDQDSLGSLPGGQQTSGGDPPARSSSPPDISKTWSRTFPCAESATQLMSDVQNDFGAFASNPLGPFIAKFPDQPLRMGNSYDIYAGLFMFNDAGPVYLNDLRVKVTAQIPNAWVFTTDPAHHVFDGTIAFIASSAGHGQVSFSITASANFTSWLNKYILGSTIRAGEESTWTNLLDKVQTHCSAGGAE comes from the coding sequence TTGCCCGCGCGGGGACCCCACGGCTGTGGGAAAACACCATATTGCTGTCCGCTTGCTCCGGGTGTCAAGCGTGATACATCCCGGCAAAGCTCAAACCCGGAACTGGGCAATTCGAGCAACCTCTCAGCCGATTACTCTCTGACGTACAGCTACGCGGGAAACTCCAACCCGCCCTGCACGATACCGCAAGGCGCGGGTGACAACGGCAGCATTACGGGTGAAACCTACACGGACCATGTGAATTCGGGATACAGCCACACCTTCACGTATTGTTACGATGCCGTGAATCGGCTGACGCATGCGGTTGCTTCGGGGAGTCCGGCCTACGATCTGATGTACAGCTACGACCAGTACGGCAACGGAACGTGTGTTCCGGGCTCGGGGGGTGGTTTGTGCCCAGCGATGAGCTATAATTCAAGCACCAACCGGCTGACGAGCATCGGAAGCACTGCCGTCAGTTACGACGCGGCCGGCAACCAGTTGAACGACATATGGTCCACCTACGAGTACGACGCCGAAGGGCGAGTGAAGCATTCCTACTCGACGGGGCAGTGGCAATACCCCACGTATAATGCGCTGGGGCAGCGGGTGCAGGATTACCAGGGCACCGACCCCATGACGCTGACGTATCCGATCGACCTTTTCGGCCAACGGACGGGCACCTTCGCCCAGTGGCCGAGCCAGGGCTGGGTAGGGTGGAACGTCTACTGGTCGCAGATCGCGGGGCAGCGGCTGAACATGGGCGGGGCGAGCGCCTACATCGACCACTCGGACGCCGTGGGTTCCACCACCATGGAAACCGACCCGGCCGGAGGCGTGCAGTGGGACGTGACACATTATCCGTGGGGCGGGGTGTTCCAGGAGCAGGGCGTGCGGCAGTCGGAGGTGGTGATGGGGCTGGATTGGCAAGTCAACGACCCCTTGGTCCCTTCGGCCACCCGCGAACTCAGCGCCGCCCTCGGTCGCTGGATGACGCCCGACGCTCTGGGCGGGGACGTGACCAATCCCCAATCGCTCAACCGCTACGCCTACGTCACGAATAACCCAACTACGATGACCGACCCGCTCGGGCTGTATCAAAGCTCAATCCCGCAAGGCTGCCACAAGGAACTTGACGGCTGGTATGGAGAGGGCACCTGGAAGATCGTCTGCGACCAGGATTCGTTGGGGAGTTTGCCCGGCGGGCAGCAAACCAGCGGCGGGGATCCACCCGCGAGAAGTTCATCTCCCCCAGATATCTCCAAGACATGGTCGAGAACCTTCCCCTGTGCTGAAAGCGCGACGCAGCTGATGTCGGACGTACAGAATGACTTTGGTGCGTTTGCGAGCAACCCATTGGGTCCGTTCATAGCTAAGTTTCCCGATCAACCTTTGAGGATGGGTAACAGTTACGATATCTACGCGGGCCTCTTCATGTTCAATGATGCGGGGCCGGTTTATCTCAATGACCTCAGGGTGAAAGTGACGGCCCAAATTCCGAATGCCTGGGTCTTCACAACCGACCCTGCCCACCACGTTTTCGATGGAACCATAGCTTTTATCGCATCAAGCGCTGGCCACGGACAGGTCAGTTTCTCGATCACCGCAAGTGCTAACTTCACTAGCTGGCTAAATAAGTACATCCTTGGGTCCACTATTCGTGCAGGGGAAGAGTCCACGTGGACCAACCTGCTTGACAAGGTCCAGACCCACTGCTCGGCGGGGGGTGCCGAATGA
- a CDS encoding transposase, translated as MSQPPRYYGENHLHFLTTSTYRRTPVFNSECFKREFVATLAELRAELGFRLLGYVLMPEHFHLLVWPSRAANPSQIMQRLKGRTARSILKTLRQERSYQWCARVLARFSLPSTVHDEANCRVWQRRFYDMNIWTEKKQLEKLDYMHNNPVVRKLVDQPGGWPWSSWRFYFLEDESIMAMDRLP; from the coding sequence ATGTCACAACCGCCTCGATACTACGGTGAGAATCATCTACATTTTCTGACCACCAGCACGTATCGTCGCACGCCAGTTTTCAATTCCGAGTGCTTCAAGCGCGAATTCGTCGCTACGCTGGCGGAACTGCGCGCCGAACTGGGATTCCGGCTCCTCGGCTACGTCCTGATGCCTGAGCATTTCCATCTGCTCGTGTGGCCGTCGAGGGCCGCCAATCCTTCTCAAATCATGCAGAGGCTGAAGGGGCGCACGGCGCGGTCGATCCTGAAAACTTTGCGGCAGGAGCGGAGCTACCAGTGGTGCGCCAGGGTGCTGGCGCGCTTCTCGCTGCCCTCGACGGTGCACGATGAGGCGAACTGCCGCGTGTGGCAAAGGCGGTTTTACGACATGAATATCTGGACTGAGAAGAAACAGCTGGAGAAGCTGGATTATATGCACAACAATCCGGTGGTCCGAAAGCTGGTGGATCAGCCTGGGGGCTGGCCGTGGTCAAGCTGGAGGTTTTATTTTCTCGAGGACGAATCGATTATGGCTATGGATCGCTTGCCATGA
- a CDS encoding metallophosphoesterase family protein, producing MPQNEDQNEPPPNVNDAASGSVVRKIGLVSDTHGYFDPSLPGLLAGVDSILHAGDVGSQTVLDDLQRIARVKAVRGNVDGAELNLPPSLKLRFDNVQVEIQHQLSIPQEELEKWADGSPLQKKYPERRAGFLESFDPETRVVVFGHSHRPCLLAMEKKLFFNPGSAGKKRFSLPRCLGMLEVFPRGVRGVIIGLEGPDQLLPGSVWLPLGE from the coding sequence ATGCCACAAAATGAAGATCAAAATGAGCCGCCACCCAACGTTAATGATGCGGCGTCGGGGTCAGTGGTGAGGAAGATTGGGCTGGTGTCGGACACGCATGGTTATTTTGACCCGAGCCTGCCGGGCCTGCTGGCTGGCGTGGATTCGATTCTACATGCCGGCGATGTCGGCTCCCAGACTGTGCTGGACGATTTGCAACGGATTGCCCGCGTAAAGGCCGTGCGGGGGAACGTGGACGGGGCTGAGCTGAACCTGCCGCCTTCGCTCAAGCTGCGTTTCGACAACGTTCAGGTTGAGATCCAACATCAGCTTTCGATTCCCCAGGAAGAGCTGGAAAAGTGGGCGGATGGTTCGCCGCTTCAGAAGAAGTATCCGGAACGCCGCGCGGGGTTTCTCGAGAGCTTTGATCCCGAGACCAGGGTGGTTGTTTTCGGCCATAGCCACCGTCCCTGTCTTCTGGCGATGGAGAAGAAGCTGTTCTTCAATCCTGGCAGCGCAGGTAAAAAGCGGTTTTCACTTCCTCGTTGCCTGGGAATGCTGGAAGTCTTTCCTCGCGGCGTCCGAGGGGTGATAATAGGACTTGAGGGGCCGGACCAGCTTCTGCCTGGCAGCGTCTGGCTGCCGCTCGGGGAATGA
- the gltX gene encoding glutamate--tRNA ligase — translation MSDLRVRFAPSPTGYLHVGGARTALYNWLFARRMNGVLILRIEDTDADRSKPELTTAILESLEWLGLNWDEGPFHQSDRLDRYRALAAQLQQSGHAYPCFCTPEELQAKRSLAAGGRPWKYDGTCRKLSEPERQKRLADGVPHVLRFRVPEAGETGFDDQVFGHVTVENQEIEDFVLLRSDGQPTYHLSVVTDDIEMRITHVVRGADHLSNTPKQILVYRAVGAGLPAFAHLPLILGPDRQRLSKRHGATSVGAYRDQGILPEAMINFLALLGWTPPGGQEILSREAMVRQFELRAVSRSNAVFDPEKLAWMNSEYLRALAVDRLAPLVQAELKLSGINPTIPASPVAFEQTVALLQPRMRTLKDFSQGGRAFFTEEFDYAPEARKKFWKDPSLPALLQTLAERLEKLDPFGPEKAEQALRGLAEETGAKAGLLINATRVALTGQAVAPGLFDIMNVLGRGRTVERLRRSVKTLGESDTGNE, via the coding sequence ATGTCTGATCTCCGAGTTCGCTTTGCACCATCTCCCACCGGTTACCTGCACGTCGGCGGAGCGCGGACCGCTCTCTACAACTGGCTATTCGCGCGGCGCATGAACGGCGTCCTCATCCTGAGGATTGAGGATACCGACGCCGACCGTTCCAAGCCTGAGCTGACGACGGCGATTCTCGAGAGCCTGGAATGGCTGGGGCTCAATTGGGATGAAGGCCCGTTCCACCAGTCCGATCGGCTTGACCGTTACCGCGCGCTGGCGGCGCAGCTTCAGCAATCGGGCCACGCCTACCCGTGTTTCTGCACGCCGGAAGAGCTCCAGGCCAAGCGCTCCCTGGCCGCCGGAGGCCGCCCCTGGAAGTATGATGGAACGTGCCGGAAGCTTTCCGAGCCAGAGCGGCAAAAGCGCCTTGCCGACGGCGTCCCGCACGTCCTCCGCTTCCGCGTTCCCGAAGCTGGCGAAACTGGATTTGACGATCAGGTCTTTGGCCACGTCACGGTTGAGAACCAGGAGATCGAGGATTTCGTTCTGCTGCGTTCAGACGGGCAGCCCACCTATCATCTGAGCGTTGTGACGGACGATATCGAGATGCGGATCACGCACGTCGTCCGCGGGGCCGATCATCTCTCCAACACTCCCAAGCAGATCCTGGTTTATCGCGCCGTCGGCGCCGGCCTTCCGGCGTTTGCGCACCTGCCATTGATTCTGGGTCCTGACCGCCAGCGGCTTTCCAAGCGCCATGGAGCAACTTCCGTCGGGGCCTATCGCGATCAGGGCATCCTGCCGGAAGCGATGATTAATTTCCTTGCGCTTCTTGGGTGGACGCCGCCCGGAGGCCAGGAAATCCTTTCCCGCGAAGCCATGGTGCGGCAGTTTGAACTTCGAGCGGTCTCAAGGTCCAACGCAGTCTTTGATCCTGAAAAACTCGCCTGGATGAACAGTGAGTATCTCCGTGCCTTGGCCGTGGACCGCCTGGCGCCTCTGGTGCAAGCAGAACTGAAACTATCCGGTATAAATCCCACAATCCCGGCTTCGCCTGTGGCGTTCGAGCAAACGGTCGCTCTGCTGCAGCCGCGCATGCGCACGCTGAAGGACTTTTCCCAGGGCGGGCGCGCATTCTTTACCGAGGAGTTTGATTACGCGCCGGAAGCCCGCAAAAAATTCTGGAAGGACCCTTCCCTCCCCGCTCTTCTTCAAACCCTGGCGGAAAGGCTTGAAAAGCTCGATCCATTCGGTCCGGAAAAGGCTGAACAAGCCCTGCGGGGCCTTGCGGAAGAAACCGGCGCCAAGGCGGGATTGCTGATCAATGCCACTCGTGTTGCGCTCACTGGGCAGGCCGTCGCGCCGGGCTTGTTCGACATTATGAATGTGCTGGGACGGGGAAGAACGGTGGAAAGGCTTCGGCGGTCCGTCAAGACTCTGGGCGAATCGGATACGGGCAACGAATAA
- the thiO gene encoding glycine oxidase ThiO produces MAQLIDSSDRADVVIVGGGIIGSAVALRLAKTGASVTVIDRGQPCSEASGAAAGMIAPQGEVIEPEPFSQFCQASRDLYPEFVREVEELSGDRVNYRRDGTLLVAIDQHECEELEHIYRTQTTLGLPLERLSNDHALERFSGLSPHIKLALFVGGDHWIDNQRLTRAVIKAGELSGVTYHWNCAVTGFNVKGDHVESVRALPQGNSAEIVFSAGQFVLAAGCWSGALAETLGLCIPTIPCQGEMIEFETPIDIPYVVRAGINYVVPRGPHLAVAGTTAKWGTFEKVVTAGGLHSIIQGLTRILPITKDFRFRRAWAGLRPDTKDHLPILGYSSLGNLAFATGHFRNGILLAPITARVIAELVLNGAPSHSLENYSPERFSFAARSEIV; encoded by the coding sequence ATGGCGCAGCTAATCGATTCATCAGACAGGGCCGACGTTGTTATTGTCGGCGGCGGAATTATCGGAAGCGCGGTTGCGCTTCGCCTGGCGAAGACCGGGGCCAGTGTCACTGTCATCGACCGTGGCCAGCCTTGCTCTGAAGCAAGCGGGGCCGCGGCGGGCATGATTGCCCCCCAGGGTGAAGTGATTGAGCCCGAACCGTTCTCGCAATTCTGCCAAGCCAGCCGTGATCTCTACCCGGAGTTCGTTCGGGAGGTGGAGGAACTCAGCGGCGATCGCGTCAACTATCGCCGTGATGGCACCCTGCTGGTGGCCATCGACCAGCATGAGTGCGAAGAGCTTGAACATATCTACAGAACCCAAACCACGCTCGGCCTGCCGCTCGAGCGGCTGTCGAACGACCACGCCCTCGAGCGCTTCTCAGGCCTGTCGCCACACATCAAACTGGCATTGTTCGTTGGGGGCGATCACTGGATTGACAACCAACGGCTGACCCGCGCGGTGATCAAGGCGGGTGAACTTTCCGGCGTCACCTATCATTGGAACTGCGCAGTGACGGGTTTCAATGTCAAGGGCGATCACGTTGAAAGCGTCCGCGCCCTGCCGCAGGGCAATTCCGCGGAAATCGTGTTTTCTGCCGGACAATTTGTGCTTGCGGCCGGCTGCTGGTCCGGAGCGCTGGCAGAAACGCTCGGACTCTGTATCCCCACCATCCCGTGCCAGGGAGAAATGATCGAATTTGAAACGCCCATCGACATTCCGTACGTGGTCCGCGCGGGCATCAATTATGTCGTTCCACGCGGCCCTCATCTTGCCGTAGCGGGCACCACGGCCAAGTGGGGCACATTTGAAAAGGTGGTCACCGCCGGCGGCTTGCATTCCATCATCCAGGGACTCACTCGCATTCTTCCCATCACCAAGGATTTCAGGTTCCGCCGCGCCTGGGCTGGGTTGCGGCCCGACACGAAAGATCATCTTCCTATTCTCGGCTACAGTTCGCTGGGGAACCTGGCCTTCGCGACTGGCCATTTCCGAAACGGCATTTTGCTGGCGCCCATCACGGCCAGGGTGATTGCGGAACTGGTCCTCAACGGCGCGCCGTCTCACTCGCTCGAGAATTACAGTCCAGAGCGCTTCAGCTTTGCCGCGCGGAGTGAAATCGTTTAG
- a CDS encoding DNA primase, with product MNQVEDVRAAADIVKIVGDYVQLRKAGANMMGLCPFHQEKTPSFAVHPAKQIFHCFGCGVGGDVFKFIMQVENLSFPEALERLADKVGVRLVETGRQGNDSRSRERTELYKVHEAAAKFYAAQLTGTSEGRAARAYLLDRGLKDEVIGRFLLGYAPRDGRELTRHLSASGFDDEIVEKSGLVLRAAPDGTVLRPAPDGTGLRDASSGRRFDRFRGRIIFPIANESGKVIAFGGRALGDEQPKYLNSPETPIYTKGRVLYHLDSGGKAVRKQDYAILVEGYMDCIAVDSCGIENVIASCGTSFTEAQIRLLARYSRRVVVNYDPDSAGVAATERSVNALLEAGFEVKVLALPGRLDPDSFIRKQGEAEYRRLVAAAPGYIDYVTDRAIAEHGLGSPQGKLAVANAVLPYLARMPNPILRREMTDRLAARALLDDRLLREELRRAAVERRTDGVTRAREFKASEAERKLLRAFLEDREVMDELLPALVADGILSGLAAEGVFVKLLELRSSGEAADIHALGESLSAEDQNLLHECMLASDEVPGREDAMKFYDALRRRKIERELSALNPVIDAAGREQDWARLAALNQSKVVLMKELTRIRERLEIENKTSTK from the coding sequence ATGAACCAGGTTGAAGACGTTCGCGCAGCCGCCGACATTGTCAAAATAGTCGGCGATTACGTTCAGCTTCGGAAGGCCGGCGCGAACATGATGGGCCTGTGCCCCTTTCACCAGGAAAAAACGCCCTCCTTTGCCGTGCATCCCGCCAAGCAGATTTTCCATTGTTTCGGGTGCGGGGTGGGCGGCGACGTCTTCAAATTTATTATGCAGGTTGAAAACCTGAGCTTCCCTGAAGCCCTGGAGCGCCTGGCCGATAAGGTGGGTGTCAGGCTTGTCGAGACCGGCCGCCAGGGGAATGACTCCCGGTCGCGCGAGCGAACGGAGCTCTACAAGGTCCATGAAGCAGCGGCAAAATTTTATGCAGCCCAACTGACCGGCACCAGCGAAGGCCGCGCGGCCCGGGCCTATCTGCTGGACCGTGGATTGAAAGACGAGGTGATCGGCCGCTTTCTTCTCGGTTATGCCCCGCGCGATGGGCGCGAGCTCACCCGCCACTTGAGCGCTTCAGGATTTGACGATGAGATAGTTGAAAAATCCGGACTGGTCCTGCGCGCTGCACCAGACGGTACAGTGCTGCGCCCCGCACCAGACGGTACGGGGCTGCGCGATGCTTCCAGCGGGCGGCGCTTTGACCGCTTCCGGGGCCGGATCATTTTCCCCATCGCCAACGAAAGCGGCAAGGTGATCGCTTTTGGAGGCCGGGCGCTTGGGGACGAGCAGCCCAAGTATTTGAATTCCCCGGAAACGCCGATTTATACCAAGGGCCGCGTGCTTTACCATCTCGACAGCGGCGGCAAGGCGGTCCGAAAACAGGATTACGCCATCCTGGTGGAAGGTTACATGGATTGCATCGCCGTGGACTCCTGTGGAATTGAAAATGTGATAGCCAGTTGCGGCACCAGCTTTACGGAAGCCCAGATCCGGCTGCTGGCGCGCTATTCGCGCCGCGTGGTGGTGAATTACGATCCCGATTCTGCGGGAGTCGCGGCCACGGAGAGATCCGTCAACGCGCTTCTCGAAGCGGGATTTGAGGTGAAAGTGCTGGCGCTTCCGGGCCGCCTGGACCCCGATTCGTTTATCCGCAAACAGGGCGAAGCTGAGTATCGGCGCCTCGTGGCAGCGGCGCCGGGCTATATCGACTATGTTACTGACCGCGCCATCGCCGAGCACGGGCTGGGCAGCCCGCAGGGCAAACTTGCGGTGGCCAACGCCGTGCTGCCTTATCTCGCCCGCATGCCCAATCCGATCCTGCGCAGGGAGATGACCGACCGGCTGGCGGCGCGCGCGCTTCTGGACGACCGGCTGCTGCGGGAAGAACTGAGACGCGCTGCGGTGGAGCGCCGGACAGACGGGGTAACAAGGGCCCGCGAGTTCAAGGCATCGGAGGCCGAAAGGAAACTGCTCCGGGCTTTTCTCGAGGACCGGGAAGTGATGGACGAACTTCTTCCCGCCTTGGTGGCTGACGGAATCCTGAGCGGTCTGGCCGCCGAAGGCGTTTTTGTGAAACTCCTGGAGTTGCGCAGCTCGGGAGAAGCGGCTGACATCCATGCTCTCGGGGAAAGCCTGAGCGCTGAAGACCAAAACCTGCTTCACGAGTGCATGCTGGCATCGGACGAGGTCCCCGGCCGCGAGGATGCCATGAAATTTTACGACGCGCTGCGGCGACGAAAAATTGAACGCGAATTGAGCGCCCTGAATCCCGTTATTGACGCCGCCGGAAGGGAGCAGGATTGGGCGCGCCTGGCCGCGCTGAACCAGAGCAAGGTGGTGCTGATGAAGGAATTAACCCGCATCAGGGAACGCCTGGAAATCGAGAACAAAACATCCACGAAATAG